From the genome of Odocoileus virginianus isolate 20LAN1187 ecotype Illinois chromosome 16, Ovbor_1.2, whole genome shotgun sequence, one region includes:
- the RPP25 gene encoding ribonuclease P protein subunit p25, with the protein MAKPASPQRRRMENFRKVRSEEAPVGSGDEEGGPGSGPFADLAPGAVHMRVKEGSKIRNLLAFATASMAQPATRAIVFSGCGRATTKTVTCAEILKRRLAGLHQVTRLRYQSVRELWQSLPPEPTPGQKPGEPAASLSVLKNVPSLAILLSKDALDPRQPGYQPPNPHPGPSSQPTAPTSKRSLGEPAAGEGSAKRSQPEPGAAEEDQTA; encoded by the coding sequence ATGGCGAAGCCCGCGTCCCCGCAACGACGGCGCATGGAGAACTTCCGAAAGGTGCGCTCCGAGGAGGCGCCGGTGGGGAGCGGGGATGAGGAGGGCGGCCCGGGCTCAGGCCCCTTCGCCGACCTGGCGCCGGGCGCCGTGCATATGCGGGTCAAAGAGGGCAGCAAGATCCGGAACCTGCTGGCTTTCGCCACTGCCAGCATGGCGCAGCCAGCCACGCGCGCCATCGTCTTCAGCGGCTGCGGTCGAGCCACCACCAAAACCGTCACGTGTGCCGAGATCCTCAAGCGCCGCCTGGCGGGTCTGCATCAGGTCACGCGGCTGCGCTACCAGAGCGTGCGCGAGCTGTGGCAGAGCCTCCCTCCGGAACCCACGCCGGGGCAGAAGCCTGGCGAGCCAGCCGCCAGTCTCAGTGTACTTAAGAACGTGCCCAGCCTCGCCATTCTACTTTCCAAGGATGCCCTGGATCCGCGCCAACCCGGCTACCAGCCGCCGAACCCCCATCCCGGCCCCTCGTCCCAGCCAACTGCTCCGACGTCCAAGAGGAGTCTAGGGGAACCTGCTGCTGGGGAGGGCTCCGCGAAGCGGTCACAACCCGAGCCTGGTGCTGCTGAAGAGGACCAGACCGCCTGA